In one Alphaproteobacteria bacterium genomic region, the following are encoded:
- a CDS encoding urate hydroxylase PuuD: MLDWPIFMDWLSFAARWLHVITGIAWIGSSFYFIALDLGLRKVPTLPEGAHGEEWQVHGGGFYHIQKYLVAPAALPEHLTWFKWESYATWMSGFALMCIVYYAGADLYLIDREVWDIRPAPAIFTSILSLGIAWLLYNGLCRSPLKDHPTVLMIVLYVGLVAFAWGYTQLFTGRAAFLHLGAITATIMSANVFLVIIPNQKIVVADLKAGRAPDPKYGQIAKLRSTHNNYLTLPVLFLMLSNHYPLAFGTEYNWVIASLVFLMGVTIRHFFNSMHARQGKPWWTWIATTVLFIAIMWLSTEPRILQQTAVEAGFKPAKREFTHVSEPFAESVHFDDAYGTVQARCSMCHAREPLWPGIVAPPKGVALETAADVARHAREIYLHSGRSHAMPPANVTAMESEERAQIVRWFEGVSGGIH; this comes from the coding sequence ATGCTGGATTGGCCGATTTTCATGGACTGGCTGTCTTTTGCCGCGCGCTGGCTGCATGTGATCACCGGCATCGCGTGGATCGGTTCGTCTTTTTACTTCATCGCTCTGGATCTCGGTCTGCGCAAGGTGCCGACCTTGCCGGAAGGCGCCCATGGTGAAGAATGGCAGGTTCACGGCGGTGGCTTCTACCACATCCAGAAGTATCTGGTCGCGCCGGCCGCGCTGCCGGAACACCTGACCTGGTTCAAATGGGAAAGCTACGCGACCTGGATGTCCGGGTTTGCACTGATGTGCATCGTCTACTATGCGGGGGCCGATCTCTACCTGATCGATCGCGAGGTCTGGGACATCCGTCCGGCCCCGGCCATCTTCACCTCCATTCTGTCCCTTGGCATCGCCTGGCTGCTCTATAACGGTCTGTGCCGGTCGCCCCTGAAGGATCATCCGACCGTTCTGATGATCGTTCTCTATGTCGGTCTGGTCGCGTTCGCCTGGGGCTATACCCAGCTTTTCACGGGCCGTGCGGCGTTCCTGCATCTCGGAGCGATCACGGCGACGATCATGTCGGCGAATGTCTTTCTGGTGATCATACCCAATCAGAAGATCGTCGTGGCGGACCTGAAGGCGGGGCGGGCGCCGGATCCGAAATACGGACAGATCGCCAAGCTGCGGTCGACGCACAACAACTACCTGACCCTTCCGGTCCTGTTCCTGATGCTGTCGAACCACTACCCGCTAGCCTTTGGAACCGAATACAACTGGGTGATTGCCAGCTTGGTCTTCCTGATGGGGGTCACCATCCGGCATTTCTTCAATTCCATGCACGCCAGGCAGGGGAAACCCTGGTGGACCTGGATTGCGACGACAGTCCTGTTCATTGCCATCATGTGGCTTTCGACGGAGCCAAGGATTCTGCAGCAAACGGCGGTGGAGGCCGGCTTCAAGCCCGCCAAGCGCGAGTTCACCCATGTTTCGGAACCCTTTGCGGAGTCGGTGCATTTCGATGATGCCTACGGCACAGTTCAGGCCCGATGCTCGATGTGCCACGCCCGGGAGCCGCTCTGGCCCGGGATTGTTGCGCCACCGAAGGGGGTCGCCTTGGAAACAGCCGCCGATGTCGCCCGCCATGCCCGGGAGATCTATCTGCATTCCGGTCGATCCCACGCCATGCCGCCGGCCAACGTGACAGCCATGGAGAGCGAGGAGAGGGCCCAGATCGTCCGCTGGTTCGAGGGTGTGTCCGGGGGGATTCACTAA
- a CDS encoding LysR family transcriptional regulator, giving the protein MPYLDSIRVFVRTVELGSITAGGRDQRLTPAVASNRIKELESRLGIRLFNRTTRKIVPTEVGRLFYEHARRVIEALDEAEAVVANYSQHPRGAIRVMAPLGLARRVLAPLVPIFNDQYPDLAIRLRLSDRKVDIFDEGVDVAFVLGQLDDSSMKVRKILDCRRVLCAAPSYLAEAGVPEHPRDLVTKPHRCLLLRFPGSSEYYWMLETEEGLKRFDISGPYDADEGDVLTEWAIEGRGIINKPYYEVAEHIRSGALVPVLESTPPPPSRIACLYPHRRLQDPKIRLFIDFMVSECRKRLEAMTA; this is encoded by the coding sequence ATGCCTTATCTCGACAGCATTCGCGTCTTCGTTCGCACCGTCGAACTCGGCAGCATCACCGCCGGCGGCCGCGACCAGCGACTGACCCCGGCGGTCGCCAGCAACCGAATCAAGGAGCTGGAAAGTCGCCTCGGAATTCGCCTGTTCAACCGTACGACTCGGAAGATCGTACCGACGGAGGTCGGACGGCTGTTCTACGAGCACGCACGGCGGGTCATCGAGGCCCTGGACGAGGCCGAGGCCGTCGTCGCCAATTACTCCCAGCATCCGCGCGGCGCGATACGGGTCATGGCACCTCTCGGGCTGGCCCGACGGGTCCTTGCCCCGCTTGTTCCCATATTCAACGACCAGTATCCGGATCTCGCAATCCGTCTTCGTCTGTCCGACAGAAAGGTCGATATCTTCGATGAAGGAGTCGACGTCGCCTTTGTCCTGGGGCAACTGGACGATTCCAGCATGAAGGTGCGCAAGATCTTGGACTGCCGCCGCGTTCTCTGCGCCGCGCCCTCCTATCTGGCGGAGGCAGGAGTGCCTGAGCATCCGAGGGATCTCGTCACCAAACCGCATCGGTGCCTGCTGCTGCGCTTCCCGGGTTCATCGGAATACTACTGGATGCTGGAGACGGAGGAAGGTCTGAAGCGTTTCGACATCAGCGGACCCTACGACGCGGATGAGGGCGACGTCCTGACCGAATGGGCCATTGAAGGCCGGGGGATCATCAACAAGCCCTATTACGAGGTTGCGGAACATATTCGTAGCGGTGCCCTGGTTCCGGTTCTGGAATCGACCCCGCCGCCCCCGTCACGCATCGCCTGCCTTTACCCGCACCGACGGCTGCAGGATCCGAAGATCCGCCTGTTCATCGACTTCATGGTCAGCGAATGCCGCAAACGGCTCGAGGCGATGACCGCGTAG
- a CDS encoding BMP family ABC transporter substrate-binding protein has product MWNVTRRRLLQTAGAASTLPLLGAQARAADPLKVSFVYIGPIGDHGWTYAHDQGRLEAIEKFGDAIDVSYVENVAEGPDSERVIRRLAEDGSNLVFTTSFGYMNPTLKVAKRFKDVKFEHATGYQRAPNMATYNARFYEGRAVCGTIAGHMSKTGVAGYIASFPIPEVVMGINAFTLAARKVNPNFQTKVLWVSSWYDPAKEADAAKALIDQGADVIAQHTDSPAALQACEQRGLMAFGQAWDMSSFAPTAHLTAIANKWGTYYVDRIQQALDGTWESTDTWWGLKEGVLEMTPFNDRIPGDVQAAAKATEQGIIDGSAPAFAGPIFDQTGAQRIGDGEALGDEDLHKMDWYVQGVQT; this is encoded by the coding sequence ATGTGGAACGTTACGCGTAGAAGACTGCTTCAAACCGCAGGTGCGGCCAGCACCCTGCCGCTGCTCGGCGCCCAGGCGCGTGCGGCGGACCCGCTGAAGGTGTCCTTCGTCTATATCGGCCCGATTGGCGACCATGGCTGGACCTATGCGCATGATCAGGGGCGCCTTGAAGCGATCGAGAAGTTCGGGGATGCGATCGATGTGTCCTATGTCGAGAATGTGGCCGAGGGCCCCGATTCCGAGCGCGTCATCCGGCGCCTTGCCGAAGACGGCAGCAATCTCGTCTTCACGACCTCTTTCGGCTACATGAACCCGACGCTGAAAGTCGCCAAGCGCTTCAAGGACGTGAAGTTCGAACATGCGACCGGCTATCAGCGCGCCCCGAACATGGCGACCTACAATGCCCGCTTCTACGAAGGCCGTGCGGTCTGCGGTACGATCGCGGGACACATGTCGAAAACCGGGGTCGCAGGCTACATCGCCTCGTTCCCGATTCCGGAAGTTGTCATGGGGATCAACGCCTTCACGCTGGCCGCGCGCAAGGTCAACCCGAACTTCCAGACGAAGGTCCTTTGGGTGTCGAGCTGGTATGATCCGGCCAAGGAAGCCGACGCCGCCAAGGCCCTGATCGACCAGGGTGCAGACGTGATCGCCCAGCACACCGACAGCCCGGCCGCACTTCAGGCCTGCGAACAACGCGGCCTGATGGCCTTCGGTCAGGCCTGGGACATGTCGTCCTTCGCGCCGACTGCGCATCTGACGGCGATCGCCAACAAGTGGGGCACCTACTACGTCGACCGCATTCAGCAGGCGCTGGACGGTACCTGGGAAAGCACCGACACATGGTGGGGTCTGAAGGAAGGCGTGCTGGAAATGACGCCATTCAACGACCGGATTCCGGGCGACGTGCAGGCTGCGGCCAAGGCAACGGAGCAGGGAATCATCGACGGCTCCGCACCGGCATTCGCCGGGCCGATCTTCGATCAGACCGGGGCGCAGCGTATCGGGGATGGCGAAGCGCTGGGCGACGAGGACCTGCACAAGATGGACTGGTACGTTCAGGGCGTTCAGACCTGA
- a CDS encoding ABC transporter permease: protein MSDAIIISIIMTVVGASTPILLAALGELVVEKSGVLNLGVEGMMLIGAVSGFAVMSVTGFGIVAVLAAAVAGALASLIFGYLTLTLTANQVATGLALTIFGIGLSSLMGEGYVGQTVPVLGPIFPEALSDHPVLRVLFGHNPLVYFSFVMLFTVAWFLKRTRGGLILRAVGESDVSAHSIGYSVVGVRYLAVAFGGAMAGIGGSFYSLALTPMWAEKLTAGRGWIALALVVFAAWRPTRLLAGAYLFGVVMTLELHAKAAGFGLLAPEFLAAMPYLATIAVLALISWRKSVGAQAPACLGQPFKPTV, encoded by the coding sequence ATGAGCGACGCGATTATCATTTCTATCATCATGACCGTTGTCGGCGCCTCCACCCCGATACTGCTGGCGGCGCTGGGGGAACTCGTGGTCGAAAAGAGCGGGGTCCTGAACCTCGGCGTCGAAGGCATGATGCTGATCGGTGCGGTCAGCGGATTTGCGGTCATGTCCGTCACCGGATTCGGCATTGTTGCGGTCCTGGCGGCGGCGGTTGCCGGCGCCCTGGCATCGTTGATCTTCGGATACCTGACACTGACCCTGACGGCCAATCAGGTGGCCACCGGGCTCGCCCTGACCATTTTCGGGATCGGCCTGTCCTCGCTGATGGGGGAGGGCTATGTCGGACAGACGGTGCCGGTGCTGGGGCCGATCTTCCCGGAGGCGTTGTCGGACCATCCGGTCCTGCGGGTCCTGTTCGGGCACAATCCGTTGGTCTATTTTTCCTTTGTGATGCTGTTCACGGTCGCGTGGTTCCTGAAACGTACGCGCGGCGGCCTGATTCTGCGGGCTGTGGGGGAAAGCGATGTCTCGGCGCATTCCATCGGATACTCCGTCGTCGGCGTGCGTTACCTCGCCGTGGCATTTGGCGGAGCCATGGCCGGAATCGGCGGATCGTTTTATTCGCTTGCCTTGACCCCGATGTGGGCCGAAAAACTGACGGCAGGACGTGGCTGGATCGCATTGGCCCTGGTGGTCTTCGCGGCGTGGCGTCCGACCAGATTGCTGGCCGGAGCCTATCTCTTCGGTGTTGTCATGACCCTTGAACTGCATGCAAAGGCAGCCGGGTTCGGTCTGCTGGCACCGGAGTTTCTGGCGGCGATGCCGTATCTGGCGACCATCGCCGTGCTGGCGCTGATATCTTGGCGGAAATCGGTCGGTGCGCAGGCCCCGGCCTGCCTGGGACAACCGTTCAAACCAACAGTCTAA
- a CDS encoding ABC transporter permease translates to MLLELEKRKQPSRSMLYLTPVIAVLLTMFTGGVIFTLLGYDGFAAVWKIFVSPAIDIGKWTDLGIKAAPLILIATGLSIGFRANVWNIGAEGQYVMGGLAATGVALATWHLEGIWILPLMCLGGIVGGMLYAGIPAFLKTRLNVNEILSSLMLTYAAIQLLYYLMRGPWKDPDGFNFPQTRLFNDSQMLPEVAGTYIHIGVPLAFVIAIAVWYVLSRTVFGFEIRVVGAAPEAARYGGFNKKRTVWFSLFAAGGLAGLAGTFEVAGPFGQMVPQFPTGYGFTAIIVAFLGRLHPIGVILAGIILAISYVGGEIAQTTIGLPSAATGVFQAMMLFFLLATDILVNYRLRIGSLSKGTAA, encoded by the coding sequence ATGCTGCTTGAACTTGAAAAACGCAAACAGCCCAGCCGGAGCATGTTGTATCTGACGCCCGTGATTGCGGTGCTGCTGACCATGTTTACCGGCGGGGTGATTTTCACGTTGCTTGGCTATGACGGCTTCGCGGCCGTCTGGAAGATATTCGTATCCCCGGCCATCGACATCGGGAAGTGGACCGACCTCGGAATCAAGGCTGCGCCGCTGATCCTGATCGCAACCGGGCTGTCCATCGGTTTTCGTGCCAATGTCTGGAATATCGGCGCGGAGGGACAATACGTGATGGGCGGCCTTGCCGCCACCGGGGTAGCCCTGGCGACCTGGCATCTGGAGGGGATCTGGATTCTGCCGCTCATGTGCCTCGGCGGGATCGTCGGCGGCATGCTCTATGCGGGCATTCCGGCATTCCTGAAGACGCGTCTGAACGTCAATGAAATCCTGTCCAGCCTGATGCTCACCTATGCGGCCATCCAACTGCTGTACTATCTGATGCGCGGTCCGTGGAAGGATCCGGATGGGTTCAATTTTCCACAGACCCGGCTGTTCAATGACAGCCAGATGCTGCCCGAGGTCGCGGGAACCTACATTCACATTGGCGTTCCGCTGGCTTTCGTGATCGCGATCGCGGTCTGGTACGTCCTGTCGCGTACGGTGTTCGGCTTCGAAATTCGTGTCGTCGGCGCGGCGCCGGAGGCGGCCCGGTACGGCGGCTTCAACAAGAAGCGTACGGTCTGGTTTTCGTTGTTTGCCGCTGGTGGTCTGGCCGGATTGGCGGGTACCTTCGAGGTAGCCGGGCCCTTCGGTCAGATGGTGCCGCAGTTTCCGACCGGATACGGGTTCACGGCCATCATCGTAGCCTTCCTGGGGCGTCTCCATCCCATCGGTGTGATTCTGGCCGGCATCATTCTCGCCATCTCCTATGTCGGTGGCGAGATTGCCCAGACCACGATCGGCCTGCCCAGTGCGGCGACCGGCGTGTTCCAGGCCATGATGCTCTTCTTCCTTCTGGCAACGGATATTCTGGTGAACTACCGGCTGCGTATCGGCAGTCTTTCGAAGGGGACCGCGGCATGA
- a CDS encoding ABC transporter ATP-binding protein: MSDGQHARLELRGVTKSFPGVLANDHVSFSVGPGEIHALLGENGAGKSTLVKMIYGIMQPDEGEILFDGKAVQVPNPKAARSMGIGMVFQHFSLFEAMTVLENIALGMDHSTSYSALEVRIRQVLHEYELALDPHRTVSTLSVGERQRIEIVRALLLEPQLLIMDEPTSVLTPQEVRQLFKTLRTLAERGCSILYISHKLHEIQELCDGATILRGGKVVGDCDPRRETSRSMAEMMIGGTLKEIEKKGERKLGPARFVVDGLCQEAEGEFGVNLNDITFGVRSGEIFGIAGVAGNGQNELLLALGGEIPCDRVDAIKIDGTSVGNLNAIQRRKHGLCAVPEERNGHGAVPNFSLSDNAILTARNRKGMVNWGIINAKLAESYTDEVIHTFAVKTTGAASTAGSLSGGNLQKFIMGREIMQAPDVLLVSQPTWGVDAGAAAAIHQAIVDLAAEGSAIVIISQDLDELLAICDNIAVINEGRLSKTLKVGEATVDEIGLLMGGVHGDASATVEISGASHAA; encoded by the coding sequence ATGAGTGACGGTCAACATGCACGGCTGGAATTGCGCGGGGTGACGAAATCGTTCCCGGGCGTTCTGGCCAACGACCATGTGAGTTTTTCAGTTGGCCCCGGTGAGATCCACGCCCTGCTGGGTGAGAACGGCGCCGGGAAGTCGACACTGGTAAAGATGATCTACGGCATCATGCAGCCGGACGAGGGCGAGATCCTGTTCGACGGCAAGGCGGTGCAGGTTCCCAATCCGAAGGCCGCCCGAAGCATGGGCATCGGCATGGTCTTTCAGCACTTCTCGCTGTTTGAGGCGATGACGGTGCTGGAGAACATCGCGCTGGGCATGGACCACAGCACGTCCTATTCGGCGCTGGAGGTCCGAATCCGCCAGGTGCTTCATGAGTATGAACTGGCGCTGGACCCGCATCGGACCGTCTCCACCCTGAGCGTCGGCGAACGCCAGCGCATCGAGATCGTTCGGGCTCTGCTGCTGGAGCCGCAGTTGCTGATCATGGATGAACCGACTTCGGTGCTGACGCCGCAGGAGGTTCGCCAATTGTTCAAGACCCTGCGGACCCTGGCCGAACGTGGTTGTTCGATTCTGTATATCAGCCACAAGCTGCACGAAATTCAGGAGCTGTGCGACGGCGCGACGATCCTGCGCGGCGGCAAGGTTGTCGGTGATTGCGATCCGCGTCGTGAAACCTCCCGCAGCATGGCCGAAATGATGATCGGCGGCACGCTGAAGGAGATCGAAAAGAAGGGCGAGCGGAAACTCGGCCCCGCCCGCTTCGTGGTCGACGGGCTGTGCCAGGAGGCCGAAGGCGAGTTCGGGGTCAATCTGAATGATATTACCTTCGGTGTCCGCTCCGGCGAGATCTTCGGAATTGCCGGTGTTGCCGGCAATGGACAGAACGAGCTCCTGCTCGCACTCGGGGGCGAGATTCCCTGCGACCGGGTCGACGCGATCAAGATCGACGGCACGTCCGTCGGGAACCTGAATGCCATTCAGCGCCGCAAGCACGGATTGTGCGCGGTGCCGGAGGAACGAAACGGCCATGGCGCCGTTCCCAACTTCTCGCTGAGCGACAATGCCATCCTGACCGCCAGAAACCGCAAAGGTATGGTCAATTGGGGGATTATCAACGCAAAGCTCGCCGAGAGCTACACCGACGAAGTGATCCACACCTTCGCGGTAAAGACGACGGGGGCGGCCTCAACGGCGGGATCTCTGTCGGGCGGAAATCTTCAGAAATTCATCATGGGGCGCGAAATCATGCAGGCCCCGGATGTACTTCTTGTCTCGCAGCCGACCTGGGGGGTCGATGCCGGGGCCGCGGCCGCCATTCACCAGGCCATCGTCGATCTGGCGGCCGAAGGATCCGCCATCGTCATCATCAGTCAGGACCTCGATGAGCTCCTGGCGATCTGCGACAACATCGCGGTCATCAATGAAGGGCGGCTTTCGAAGACGCTGAAGGTTGGTGAGGCCACGGTCGATGAGATCGGGCTGCTGATGGGGGGCGTGCACGGGGACGCTTCGGCGACCGTGGAAATTTCGGGGGCGTCTCATGCTGCTTGA
- the xdhC gene encoding xanthine dehydrogenase accessory protein XdhC has product MTDLKSFLNAESAVARVELTEVKGSSPREAGTAMFVSPDATHGTIGGGQLEYMAIDQARTMLAAGRDKDRMSVPLGPEIGQCCGGHVEIDITLMDRAAIDVAVRECELAQQARPHVYVFGAGHIGRALADCLALLPVRTILVDERAEEIALCTAPVQKRITPLPEAEVRRAPAGSAFIILTHEHALDFLIAAEALARTDSRYVGMIGSKTKRASFERWCRKNINPPIRAENLVCPIGAQGSSDKRPEVIAAFVAAEVIATLTVDSDRRTGHAPPSENVGGVKVDE; this is encoded by the coding sequence GTGACCGACCTCAAATCGTTCCTGAACGCCGAATCTGCCGTCGCCCGGGTCGAACTGACCGAGGTGAAAGGATCGTCCCCGCGTGAGGCCGGAACGGCGATGTTCGTGTCACCCGATGCGACGCACGGTACGATCGGGGGCGGCCAGCTCGAATATATGGCGATCGATCAGGCGCGGACGATGCTGGCGGCCGGGCGGGACAAGGACAGGATGTCCGTACCGCTGGGCCCCGAGATCGGTCAGTGCTGCGGTGGTCACGTGGAAATCGACATCACCCTGATGGACCGGGCCGCGATTGATGTGGCTGTTCGGGAATGCGAGCTGGCCCAGCAGGCGCGCCCGCATGTCTATGTCTTCGGTGCCGGCCATATCGGACGCGCGCTTGCCGATTGTCTCGCCTTGCTGCCGGTCAGAACCATCCTGGTCGATGAGCGGGCCGAAGAAATCGCACTGTGTACCGCACCGGTCCAGAAACGCATTACCCCGCTGCCGGAAGCGGAGGTCCGCAGGGCCCCGGCCGGAAGCGCTTTCATCATCCTCACCCACGAACATGCACTCGATTTCCTGATCGCCGCCGAGGCCTTGGCCCGGACCGACTCGCGCTATGTCGGAATGATCGGGTCCAAGACCAAACGTGCTTCGTTCGAACGTTGGTGCAGGAAGAATATCAACCCGCCGATAAGAGCGGAAAATCTCGTCTGTCCGATCGGCGCACAGGGCAGCAGCGACAAACGTCCGGAAGTCATCGCGGCATTCGTTGCCGCGGAGGTGATCGCTACGTTGACGGTCGACAGTGACCGTCGGACGGGCCACGCGCCGCCTTCCGAGAATGTGGGAGGAGTAAAGGTCGATGAGTGA
- the xdhB gene encoding xanthine dehydrogenase molybdopterin binding subunit, protein MKMTTPDPIRGTVHTDERHDSAHKHVTGRAEYVDDIPEPAGTLHAYLALSTVAHGEIQSTDFSEVLAHPGVVGVLTAKDIPGVNDVSPTHLHDEPIFAEGKVEFHGQPIFAVVAETRDAARRAAHKARVNYRELPHKVDVADAIDADYPHVTAPLKLERGTVEPALESAPNRLRGTMRIGGQDHFYLEGHIAFAIPGEDEDVTVYSSTQHPSEVQHMVALVLGTASNAVTINVRRMGGGFGGKETQPNLFAAVAAVAAKKYGRPVKLRPDRDDDMIATGKRHDFKVDYDVAYDDDGRIQAVDATFAARCGFSADLSGPVTDRALFHADNAYFYPNVRLRSRPMKTNTVSNTAFRGFGGPQGVVGAERIIEEIAYALGKDPLEIRKANFYGGAGRDVTPYHQTVTDCILDRLISELEESADYARRREAILAFNAKGGVIRKGIALTPVKFGISFTATWYNQAGALIHIYNDGSIHLNHGGTEMGQGLFTKVAQVVADCFQVDLDRIKITGTTTAKVPNTSATAASSGSDLNGMAAQNAADQLKERLVAFAAEKWNVDPDQVAFEPNQVRVGNERMAFAEFIRHAYMARVHLSAAGFYKTPDIHWDRAAGKGRPFYYFAYGAAVSEVSIDTLTGEYQVERADILHDVGRSLNPALDRGQVEGGFVQGVGWLTTEELWWDDKGRLRTHAPSTYKIPLASDRPRIFNVELARWSENRELTIRRSKAVGEPPLMLGVSVLEALSMAVASVADYQECPRLDTPATPERVLLAVERLRQGHEG, encoded by the coding sequence CTGAAGATGACGACGCCGGACCCGATCCGGGGCACCGTGCATACGGATGAACGACACGATTCCGCCCACAAGCACGTCACCGGGCGCGCCGAATATGTCGATGACATCCCGGAGCCGGCCGGCACGCTGCACGCTTATCTGGCCTTGTCGACGGTGGCGCATGGCGAAATCCAGTCGACGGATTTTTCGGAAGTCCTGGCGCATCCCGGCGTTGTCGGCGTGCTGACGGCAAAAGACATTCCCGGCGTGAACGATGTCAGCCCGACCCATCTGCATGACGAACCGATCTTCGCGGAGGGCAAGGTCGAGTTCCACGGGCAGCCGATCTTTGCGGTCGTCGCTGAAACAAGAGATGCGGCCCGTCGTGCAGCCCACAAGGCGCGGGTCAACTATCGCGAGCTGCCCCACAAGGTCGACGTCGCGGACGCGATCGACGCGGATTATCCGCATGTCACGGCGCCGCTGAAGTTGGAGCGCGGCACGGTCGAACCGGCATTGGAATCCGCGCCGAACCGGTTGCGCGGCACCATGAGGATCGGCGGTCAGGACCACTTCTACCTGGAGGGCCATATCGCCTTCGCCATTCCGGGTGAGGACGAAGATGTCACCGTATACTCCTCGACCCAGCATCCCAGTGAAGTGCAGCACATGGTGGCGCTTGTACTGGGAACCGCCTCCAACGCGGTGACGATCAACGTTCGGCGGATGGGCGGCGGTTTCGGCGGGAAGGAAACCCAGCCGAACCTCTTTGCCGCCGTCGCCGCTGTTGCCGCGAAAAAGTACGGCCGGCCGGTAAAGCTGCGTCCGGACCGGGACGATGACATGATTGCGACCGGCAAGCGGCACGATTTCAAGGTCGACTACGACGTGGCCTACGATGACGACGGCCGTATTCAGGCGGTCGACGCGACCTTTGCCGCGCGCTGCGGATTTTCCGCCGATCTCTCCGGTCCGGTCACCGACCGGGCGCTGTTCCATGCGGACAATGCCTATTTCTATCCGAATGTGCGGTTGCGCTCCCGCCCCATGAAGACCAACACGGTCTCCAATACGGCATTTCGGGGGTTCGGGGGGCCGCAGGGCGTCGTCGGTGCCGAGCGGATCATCGAGGAAATCGCCTATGCGCTCGGCAAGGACCCCCTGGAAATCCGCAAGGCGAATTTCTACGGCGGGGCAGGACGCGACGTGACCCCCTACCACCAGACGGTCACGGATTGCATTCTCGACCGGCTGATTTCGGAGCTTGAAGAAAGCGCCGACTATGCCCGCCGCCGCGAGGCGATACTGGCATTCAATGCCAAGGGCGGTGTGATCCGGAAAGGCATCGCGCTGACGCCGGTGAAATTCGGCATTTCCTTCACCGCCACCTGGTACAATCAGGCCGGCGCCCTGATTCACATCTACAATGACGGGTCGATCCATCTGAATCATGGCGGCACCGAGATGGGGCAGGGGCTCTTCACCAAGGTGGCACAGGTCGTCGCGGACTGTTTCCAGGTCGATCTCGACCGGATCAAGATTACCGGCACGACAACCGCCAAGGTTCCGAACACATCCGCGACGGCCGCATCTTCCGGGTCGGATCTGAATGGCATGGCCGCCCAGAATGCGGCCGACCAGCTCAAGGAACGGCTGGTCGCCTTCGCGGCGGAGAAATGGAATGTGGACCCGGATCAGGTCGCATTCGAGCCGAACCAGGTCCGGGTCGGCAACGAACGGATGGCCTTCGCGGAATTCATTCGTCACGCCTATATGGCACGGGTGCATCTGTCCGCCGCCGGCTTCTACAAGACCCCTGACATTCATTGGGACCGCGCGGCGGGTAAGGGGCGGCCATTCTATTACTTTGCCTATGGCGCGGCGGTGTCGGAGGTCAGCATCGATACGCTGACCGGCGAGTATCAGGTCGAGCGGGCCGATATTCTGCACGATGTCGGTCGATCCCTGAATCCGGCGCTCGACCGAGGCCAGGTGGAAGGCGGTTTCGTTCAGGGCGTCGGCTGGCTGACGACAGAGGAACTCTGGTGGGACGACAAGGGCCGCCTGCGGACGCACGCGCCGTCCACTTACAAGATCCCGCTGGCTTCGGACCGTCCGCGCATCTTCAATGTCGAACTGGCACGTTGGTCGGAGAACCGCGAATTGACCATTCGGCGATCGAAAGCGGTTGGAGAGCCGCCGCTGATGCTGGGGGTATCGGTGTTGGAGGCGCTTTCCATGGCGGTTGCCAGCGTCGCGGACTATCAGGAATGTCCGCGCCTTGACACGCCGGCGACGCCGGAGCGGGTGCTGCTGGCCGTCGAACGGTTGCGCCAGGGACACGAGGGGTAG